The stretch of DNA GAAAACACATATTACTTACTTCATCGTTGGGGAAAGGATTTAAACTGGTATAGGGGAATGATTAACTATCCTTTTCGCAGTATATACAGCTTCTTTTACTCTATTATCTTAGTAGCAGCAATCGTTGCCTGGAGTATTCCATTTGAGTGGTTAAATGTTGCAAAAGACAGTGAATTGACTTTCCGCTTTTGGCTAAATACACACTTTACAATCGCATTTTTCTTTTTCTTCTTGTTTTTAGGCTCACTTTCGCATTTTAATTTTAGCGAAAGCAATTGGAACAGTCGTTACTACAATAAAGCATAATTAAAATTTAATTCACCTGTAAATCCTTTACATCGCGATTGTGAAGTCTACCAAGTTTCATTAAATCGATTAATGAACCGGTAACAAAACGCAGGAAGTATCGGCTATAGCGCGTATAAACAGCTTCACCTGTAAAAATACGAGTCAGGTATTTTACCATGTGGGGAGCAATGAATTTTCCGAAAGGTGTATGCAGGCGGTCTTGTCCAACACGAAACAATGTAAACAAGCGCCCATTGTACCAAGTATCCACAACACGTTGCCAAACCTGCAATTCCCATTTTTGTTCCTTTTCGTATTTTTTTAAGGAAGCAGGCGTTAACTCTTCTTCGTTAATAGTTTTTGCCAATCGGAATGCGCCTTTTAACGCTAGAAATAATCCGGTTGAAAAAATAGGATCTAAAAATCCTCCAGCATCACCAGTTAATACCCAGTTTTTACCATAAAATCTATCTGAAATTAATTGGTAATTACTGTATTTAACCACACTTGTTTCGCGTTTTGCATTGGCAGTAAGTCGACATAGCGTATCATCGGCTTTTAAATAATTATCGTATTGTTCCTCAATGGTTTTTCCATATTCGGGAAGGTGTGATGGATTTATTACAATGCCAACAGAAGTGCGTTCGGGCAAAGGTATGCGCCAGCTCCAACCTTTGTGTAAGCGGTGTAAATGAATGTTGCAAGGATCTATTTTTTCGGCACCCGAGAGGTGAGCAAAGAGTGCAACATCCTTTCTTTTTCCTGTTTTAACAGGTATATCTAACAAACGAGCAATTGTACGTGTACGTCCTGTACAATCCACAATCCATTCGGGTTGTCCATTGAAAAAATCCTTGCAAAACTCGATGGTTTCACTTGCCAACTTTAATTCGTCGGAATTGCCTGTTTTTTCAATTTTAGCAATGTGTTCAAAAAACACAACTCCTTCACTTTTTGCTTTATTAAAAATGGTTTTATCGAATTTAATACGGGGAACGTTATAAGCATAAGGATCAATTTTACCTTGTCCTGCTGAGAATGGAGAAGTAGTTTCTTCATCTTTGCTTAACCAAACCGATGCTCCCGGTTTAAATGTGCTGTATGATTTTACTTCATCTTCAACGCCTAAAGCTTTAAGCATAGGAATAACAGCCGGTACTAGTGATTCGCCTACAATAATTTCGGGACGTTTTTCGAGGTAAAATACGGCAACTTTATGACCGGCTCTTTTAAGTAAAATGGCAAGGGCACAACCAGAAGGCCCACCACCTATAATTGCGATTGATTTTGATTTCATGCGATACTAAACTAAATTATTGGGATGAAACAATGGAACAAGTAAAATGTTTATGAGAATTATTTTTCGCTCCATAATTTCCACCAAGGGAGATATGGTTTTTTGTGATGTTCGAGATGGTAACCAAAAAAATAACAGGAAATAAATCCCCATAAATGATTCTTTTTCTGAGAGCGAGTTTTGTGAATATTATCAATAGATTCGGGATGATTATGCGGTTGAAATGTTCCAAAATAAAATAATTGCAAAGTGCTTAACAAAGGAGGAAGTATCCAAAATACAACCAGGTTTGCTTTGGGAATATCAAAAAGGTAGTGCAATAGATTAAAAACAATTGCTAATAGTACAATTTGAGTTACTGAAATATAATGCAATAAAAATTTCCAATACCAAGTAATAAAACCACCTTCATAAAAATCGGGATCATGCTCTGTGGCAACTGATTGATGGTGTTTACGATGTTCGGCTTTTACTTTTGAATAGTCGAAAGCAGCATATAAAGTAATACAAATGATACCTACCCATTTATTAATTTGTTTGTTCTCACTTACAGTACCATGAAAAGTATCGTGAGCAGTAATGAACAAACCGGTATATAAATGGGTGAGCAACAAAACCCATAACACATTAAAAGGTGAATAAAGATTGGTAGCAAACTTAAGCACAAGAACTAGGGCAATAAACCAAGTAAGTATTACTAATGCCGCCATAAACAATCCCTTTTGACCAATCGAAACTTTCATTCCCAATAAGCTCTCTGTAGCTTTTATCAAATTTTTAATTAATAGTACTATGAAATTTTACGCAAAAATAAAGAAATTATTAAGGCTAAAACTAACTTTAATCAGATTATTCAAAATGCGTGAATTATTTTAGCAGGCTTAATTTATTATGTTTGCAGTTCATGTTAAAAAGAAATCTTGTATTCGGTATTTTGCTTGTATTGTCGGCCTTTACAAAAGTAACTGCACAATCCTACTTTACTGTTGCAAGCACTTCTTTTTCATATTCCTCGAAAACTTCCTTACCTCAGAATAATACCTATCAAAATGAAAGTGCAGCCTTAACCATTCCAATTTCTGTTACTGAAACAAATAAACTTTTGCTTGGATTAACTTATCATCGTTTATCGCTGCGTTTTGAAAATTACCTAAGCAATCAGCAGCACTATTTTTCATCCGGACTAAACGTGGGTTATAACATTAAACGTCCCAGCAATTCGCTCTTGGTAATGCTACTTTTGCGCGACAATGCTGATTACACAAGCTTTCAGAGCTGCGATTTTCAACTTGGAGGAGCCTTTTTATATTCAAAAAATCAATCTGATAAACTGGTGATAAAAGCTGGACTGTATGCCAATTCGGAACAATTTGGGTTGTTTTTAGCCCCCTTGCTAGGACTTGATTGGAAGTTAACCGAAAAATGGAGAACCTATGGAATTATGCCTCAGTTTTTGAACATCGAGAATAAAATTAATACTCGCATTCGCTGGGGATTAGCTATATCAGGCTCCTACTTCAACTTACCGTTTATCGAATCCAGTTCCTGATTTATATTTACAACAAAATCAAGTTAGAGCAGGATTGTATGGCGATTTTTATTTAACTAAAACCATAGCAGCTCAATTGAAAGTTGATTATCCACTACCCGCTAAATACAGGATTTTTAATAGTGAACAACGATACGATTTAAACATATGGGGCATCGGAATTGGTGGAAATCGCTCGCAACAACCTACTCCATTGGTACTATTAAAAAATGGAATTATTGTTCAATTTGGATTTAGCTATAGAGTTGAACTCTAACTCAACTCGTTTGCTGAAATTTGAATCGTTTTATCTGAGTATTGCACCATTCATCGCTACAAAATAGCAGGTACATACAAATCATCAAAACTCCGAAATCAGGTATTCTCATAATAAATACGATAGCTAAATGCATACTAATTCCAAAGACAAATAATCCTGCTTTAGCTTTTCTTATCCATACCAGTACAGGAAATAGTAATTGAAAAAGTAGTACGCACCAAGTAATTATTTTAAATACAAAAGGAAAAGAAAGTAAAGCTGGCTCTAAAAATTTTACTCCATAAGTAGAAGATAGCAACACTAGTTGTAAAGCATCACCGCCGATCCATTGACTACCTTTTAATTTATAAACAGCTGATACCAGGTATACAATAATTACTTGAAGTTGGGCAGCAGTAAAGGCAAAATTACTTAAAGTTGTAGCAATCAATCTTCCATTTGTTGATACAATTTTCGCTGAATTTTCATTCATAAAAATTAAATATAACAGTTGAATATAAAGCAAATCACCTCCCCCATTTTGAATAACTATACTTCGATGATATAAATTGGCATAAAAAAAATATACCAGTATAGCCAGTACTTGTTGTTGTTTTACAAAAAAAGCAAGCAAACACGAAACAATTAGTCCACCTACAAAAAACAGATAATAAGGAGCAAATTTTGTGTGCGAGAGTAAATTTAATAACTGTAAGCCCTTATTCCCATCATAAAAGTGAATAGGAAGCAGTGCATCAGGTCCATACAATAAGTTGAGATACGGAAATTGCAAGCATGTAAATAGTAAGATAAACAGATAAATAGCTTTTCGGTAAAGCGCTATGTTATGAGGAAACCAAACATGCGAAGCACTATGTTGGAGCCATTTAAAGATGCTATACTTAGATGTATGCTGCATTAATCAGGGTTATGAAATTCCTGTTAGGTGCATTCTTCGGCCGATTATCCTATTGCCTCATTTAAATCGGGTAATTTCCCAAAGCGCTGAAGTGTGGCAATATGCGAACGCAAAGCTTGTAACAAAGTTTTATTTTCGAGATAAGGCACACCAAATTCCTCAGCGGTTTCTTTTACTATAGCTGAAATAGCCGGATAATGTACGTGAGAAATTTTAGGAAACAAATGGTGCTCAACCTGAAAGTTCAATCCTCCAACATACCAGGAAATTAACTTGTTGTGTCGCGAAAAATTTACGGTGGTGTTCATTTGATGAATGGCCCAATTGTTCTCAATAACACCCTCTTCATTAGGTATCGGATGCGTAGTACCTTCAACTGAATGCGCTAACTGAAAAGTTACAGTAAGAAGAACACCTGCAATAAAATGCATGAGTAAAAATCCTACTACAATTTGCCCAAAAGGAATGTCAAAAAATAAGGTAGGCATCACCAAAATAGTAAATACGTAAAAGAGTTTAACCAAAATAATTTTAATCAAGGAAACACTATTCTCTTTGCGGGAATTATTATTAACTCCCTCCTTCTTATATTTTGAAAATTGGACAAAATCCTTCAACATTACCCAATACAAGGTAGTAATTCCATAAAATAAAAAGGCATAGATCCATTGAAATTTATGGTATTTTTTTACATTGGTATTCGGAGCGAATCGCAACATAGGTTTATCCGAAATATCATCATCCATGTGTGGAATGTTGGTATAAGTATGGTGCAAAATGTTGTGTTGCAATTTCCAATTAAAAATTGAAGCTCCTAAAAGATTCAGGGCGGTTCCCATCATATCGTTAATGCGATTATTAGAAGAATATGCGCCATGATTTGCGTCGTGCATCACAGCCATTCCAACACCTGAAAGGCCTATTCCCATTATTGACCATAAAAGCAAACTTAGAGGAAAGCTAGGATTTAAAATTAACAAAGCTATAAACGGTCCAATGTAAATACCAAGCATTACAATTGATTTGATGACCATTGATGCATTGGCATTTTTTGAAATATGATTTTGATCGAAATAGGCATCAACCCTTTCCTTAAGCGTTGAGAAAAAAGCAGTTTTTTCTTTTGGCACAAACTTAACCTGACCTTTACGCTTCATGAATACCTTTAAATTTTTGTTATTATAACATTGGAAAGCCAATCAAAGTTAATGAATATACCCACTTAAACAAACTACAAAGAGGAATATCTTTTAATTGATTCCTCTTTGTTTCTTAATGTGCTCATATGCAGCCTGAACTTTTTGAAATTTTTCTTTCGCGTCCTTCTGAATATCTTCACCTAAATGGCTAACTTTATCGGGATGGAACTTTACGGCCATTTTACGGTAAGCTTTTTTTACTTCTTCATCGCTGGCCGATTTCGTAATTTCTAAAATCTTATAATCACTTTCAGCATCTTTAAAAAACATGGCTTTTAGTGAATTAAAATCGGCATGATTTACACCAAGGTATCCGGCAATTTCGGCTATTACATCTACTTCGCGCTGGTGAACAGCTCCGTCAGCTGAAGATAGCCCAAACAAAAAATGAA from Bacteroidota bacterium encodes:
- a CDS encoding NAD(P)/FAD-dependent oxidoreductase, translated to MKSKSIAIIGGGPSGCALAILLKRAGHKVAVFYLEKRPEIIVGESLVPAVIPMLKALGVEDEVKSYSTFKPGASVWLSKDEETTSPFSAGQGKIDPYAYNVPRIKFDKTIFNKAKSEGVVFFEHIAKIEKTGNSDELKLASETIEFCKDFFNGQPEWIVDCTGRTRTIARLLDIPVKTGKRKDVALFAHLSGAEKIDPCNIHLHRLHKGWSWRIPLPERTSVGIVINPSHLPEYGKTIEEQYDNYLKADDTLCRLTANAKRETSVVKYSNYQLISDRFYGKNWVLTGDAGGFLDPIFSTGLFLALKGAFRLAKTINEEELTPASLKKYEKEQKWELQVWQRVVDTWYNGRLFTLFRVGQDRLHTPFGKFIAPHMVKYLTRIFTGEAVYTRYSRYFLRFVTGSLIDLMKLGRLHNRDVKDLQVN
- a CDS encoding fatty acid desaturase, with product MKVSIGQKGLFMAALVILTWFIALVLVLKFATNLYSPFNVLWVLLLTHLYTGLFITAHDTFHGTVSENKQINKWVGIICITLYAAFDYSKVKAEHRKHHQSVATEHDPDFYEGGFITWYWKFLLHYISVTQIVLLAIVFNLLHYLFDIPKANLVVFWILPPLLSTLQLFYFGTFQPHNHPESIDNIHKTRSQKKNHLWGFISCYFFGYHLEHHKKPYLPWWKLWSEK
- a CDS encoding HTTM domain-containing protein, translating into MQHTSKYSIFKWLQHSASHVWFPHNIALYRKAIYLFILLFTCLQFPYLNLLYGPDALLPIHFYDGNKGLQLLNLLSHTKFAPYYLFFVGGLIVSCLLAFFVKQQQVLAILVYFFYANLYHRSIVIQNGGGDLLYIQLLYLIFMNENSAKIVSTNGRLIATTLSNFAFTAAQLQVIIVYLVSAVYKLKGSQWIGGDALQLVLLSSTYGVKFLEPALLSFPFVFKIITWCVLLFQLLFPVLVWIRKAKAGLFVFGISMHLAIVFIMRIPDFGVLMICMYLLFCSDEWCNTQIKRFKFQQTS
- a CDS encoding acyl-CoA desaturase yields the protein MKRKGQVKFVPKEKTAFFSTLKERVDAYFDQNHISKNANASMVIKSIVMLGIYIGPFIALLILNPSFPLSLLLWSIMGIGLSGVGMAVMHDANHGAYSSNNRINDMMGTALNLLGASIFNWKLQHNILHHTYTNIPHMDDDISDKPMLRFAPNTNVKKYHKFQWIYAFLFYGITTLYWVMLKDFVQFSKYKKEGVNNNSRKENSVSLIKIILVKLFYVFTILVMPTLFFDIPFGQIVVGFLLMHFIAGVLLTVTFQLAHSVEGTTHPIPNEEGVIENNWAIHQMNTTVNFSRHNKLISWYVGGLNFQVEHHLFPKISHVHYPAISAIVKETAEEFGVPYLENKTLLQALRSHIATLQRFGKLPDLNEAIG